Proteins encoded within one genomic window of Aurantiacibacter spongiae:
- a CDS encoding S24 family peptidase, which translates to MSDEPDIETIRSNLRAVMKARDVKPTTLSLRVGKNRTLVKDLLEKSKDIQIGTLSKLSSALDVPLADLLAAPRVSVVGYIGAGGEIIFEDMGHEDSVLRPPGISGTLIALIVRGSSMLPRYREGDIIYIQREHDGVLPEYVGEDCAVRLSTGETYIKQLIKGSEEGRFTLLSLNAPPIENVEIEWATIVRFVLPGASRRLLS; encoded by the coding sequence GTGTCAGACGAACCAGATATTGAGACGATCAGGTCCAATCTCCGCGCCGTGATGAAGGCGCGGGATGTGAAGCCGACCACGCTTTCGCTACGGGTCGGTAAGAACCGAACCCTGGTCAAAGACCTTCTCGAAAAATCGAAGGACATCCAAATCGGAACGCTGTCGAAGTTGTCCAGCGCTCTAGATGTCCCCCTTGCAGACTTGCTGGCGGCGCCTAGAGTCTCCGTCGTGGGATATATCGGTGCTGGGGGTGAGATCATTTTCGAGGACATGGGGCACGAAGATTCGGTGCTGCGACCGCCCGGTATATCCGGAACGCTGATCGCCCTTATTGTTAGAGGCTCGTCGATGTTGCCACGCTACCGGGAAGGCGACATCATCTATATCCAGCGCGAGCACGACGGGGTGCTGCCCGAGTATGTCGGGGAGGATTGCGCCGTTCGTCTCAGCACGGGCGAAACCTACATCAAGCAGCTTATAAAGGGCAGTGAAGAAGGTCGCTTCACCCTGCTATCGCTTAATGCGCCACCGATTGAGAACGTGGAGATCGAATGGGCTACTATCGTGCGCTTCGTTTTGCCTGGTGCCTCGCGCCGATTGCTGTCCTAG